A window of Cryptomeria japonica chromosome 3, Sugi_1.0, whole genome shotgun sequence contains these coding sequences:
- the LOC131066002 gene encoding probable amidase At4g34880 has product MPKCSRDPSFHIEEATIQQIQLAFKTGRLTSISLVEFYLHTIEKLNPELHAVIEVNPDVLLLAEKADVERHKAGGYIGGLHGIPVLLKDNISTKDKLNTTAGLFALLGSQVPRDAGVVSKLRKAGAIILGKASLSEWAHFRSFNIPSGWSARGGQCKNPYVLTADPCGSSTGSAVGVSANMVTVSLGTETDGSILCPSSFNSVVGIKPTVGLTSRAGVIPISHNQDTVGPICRTVSDAVYLLDEIVGYDIHDHEATKSAAQLIPKSGYKQFLKIDGLQGKRLGVVRNPDLLLGSSEAVSFEEHLETMRREGAILVENEMFSGLLNISNDMEEIVVKYDFKHDLNIYLSELLQSSVRTLADIISFNIQHATEEEILSYGQEIFLQAQNTSDLNTQQYREALEGNHMLTKNGIHKVLVTYELDALVTLDDRIYTVLAIAGYPGISVPAGYSKSGVPFGIYFGGGRGSEPTLIEIAYAFEQVTKIRMIPYSFIYQTENCEKFL; this is encoded by the exons ATGCCAAAATGTTCTAGGGATCCTTCTTTCCACATAGAAGAAGCCACAATTCAACAAATCCAATTAGCGTTCAAGACAGGCAGGCTTACATCAATAAGCCTTGTGGAATTCTATCTCCACACCATTGAAAAACTCAATCCAGAACTCCATGCTGTGATCGAAGTGAATCCTGATGTTCTCCTGCTGGCTGAGAAAGCAGATGTAGAAAGGCACAAAGCAGGAGGATACATTGGTGGCCTCCATGGAATACCTGTACTTCTCAAAGACAACATTTCTACCAAGGATAAGCTCAATACCACTGCAGGCTTATTTGCCCTTTTGGGCTCACAGGTCCCAAGAGATGCAGGTGTGGTATCCAAGCTGAGGAAGGCCGGTGCCATAATATTGGGAAAGGCCAGCTTAAGTGAATGGGCACATTTCAGGTCATTCAATATCCCTAGTGGATGGAGTGCTAGAGGTGGTCAGTGCAAG AATCCTTATGTTTTGACAGCTGATCCCTGTGGATCAAGCACTGGATCAGCAGTAGGAGTGTCAGCAAACATGGTTACAGTGTCATTAGGTACAGAAACAGATGGCTCAATTCTTTGCCCATCTAGTTTTAACAGTGTTGTGGGAATAAAACCTACAGTTGGGTTAACAAGCAGGGCTGGAGTCATTCCCATCTCACACAACCAAGATACTGTGGG ACCTATTTGCAGAACTGTATCGGATGCAGTTTACCTGCTAGATGAGATTGTTGGGTATGACATACATGATCATGAAGCCACAAAGAGTGCAGCTCAGTTAATTCCAAAAAGTGGGTACAAGCAGTTTCTCAAGATTGATGGGTTGCAGGGTAAGAGGTTGGGTGTTGTTCGAAACCCAGACTTATTGCTGGGGTCCTCTGAAGCAGTATCCTTTGAGGAGCATCTGGAAACTATGAG GAGGGAAGGCGCAATTTTGGTGGAAAATGAAATGTTCAGTGGTCTCTTAAATATAAGCAACGATATGGAGGAAATAGTGGTAAAATACGATTTTAAACATGACCTGAATATCTACCTTTCAGAGCTCCTGCAATCTTCTGTTCGTACATTGGCTGATATCATCTCTTTCAATATCCAGCATGCTACTGAG GAAGAGATTTTGAGCTACGGACAAGAGATTTTCCTCCAGGCTCAGAACACATCAGACTTAAATACACAGCAATATAGAGAAGCCCTTGAGGGAAACCACATGCTAACGAAAAATGGAATCCATAAAGTTCTAGTAACATATGAACTTGATGCCCTTGTGACCCTTGATGATAGAATTTATACAGTTCTAGCCATTGCAGGGTATCCTGGTATAAGTGTACCTGCAGGTTACAGTAAATCTGGTGTTCCCTTTGGTATATATTTTGGAGGCGGAAGGGGTTCAGAGCCTACTCTCATTGAGATTGCATATGCTTTTGAACAAGTAACCAAGATCAGGATGATTCCTTATTCCTTTATTTACCAGACAGAAAATTGTGAAAAGTTTCTCTGA